AGCGCCCCGAGGGCAGTAGGTCGACGATGGTCGGCGTACCCTTGCCGATCGCGGTCCAGTCTTCCAGTTCCAGCGGCACACCCATGCGCCCGGCGATCGCTTTCAAATGGATCACGGCGTTGGTCGAACCGCCGATGGCGGCATTCACGCGGATGGCGTTCTCGAAGTTCTCGCGCTTCAGGATCTTCGACAGCGTCAGGCCCTCATTGACCATCTCGACGATGCGGATGCCCGACATGTGCGCCAGCACGTAGCGGCGCGCATCCACCGCGGGAATGGCGGCGTTGTGCGGCAGCGAGGTGCCCAGCGCTTCCGCCATGCAGGCCATGGTCGAGGCGGTGCCCATGGTGTTGCAGGTGCCGGCCGAGCGCGAGTGGCCGGCTTCGGCGGCGAGGAAGTCGTGCATCGAGATCTGGCCGCCCTTGGCCTGCTCGTGCAACTGCCACACGGCGGTGCCGGAGCCGATGTCCTTGCCGTTCAGTTTACCGTTGAGCATCGGGCCGCCGGTGACGACGATCGCCGGGACGTCGACGCTGGCCGCGCCCATCAGCAGCGCCGGGGTGGTCTTGTCGCAGCCGACCAGCAGCACCACGCCGTCCATCGGATTGCCGCGGATGGATTCCTCGACGTCCATGCTGGCCAGGTTGCGGGTCAGCATGGCGGTCGGGCGCAGGTTCGATTCGCCGTTGGAAAACACCGGAAACTCGACCGGGAAGCCGCCCGCCTCCAGGATGCCGCGCTTGACGTGCTCGGCCAGCTTGCGGAAATGGGCGTTGCAGGGGGTGAGTTCGGACCAGGTGTTGCAGATGCCGATGATCGGCTTGCCCTGGAATTCGTGATCGGGGATACCCTGGTTCTTCATCCAGCTCCGGTACATGAAGCCGTTCTTGTCCTGGGTACCGAACCACTCGGCGGAACGCAGAGCGGACTTCTTTTTTGTCTCGGACATGTGATCTCCTCCGTCGTTATATGGGGCCCGGTGCGCGCACGGCGCGGCGGCGCGGGATGCCCTTCTGGGGCCGAGCGGCTCATGTCGGGTCCGGCTCAGCGATGGAGGGAGTCTAAAATGTCACTAGATAACTTTCCAATCAATTTTTTGAGAATATCGATATCGGTTTGGATATCGAGGGATCAGAGCCGGCCAGGGGTCAGAGCCCGGTTTGCATTCGAGGCGGTTTTAGCACCCTGATAAAACCGGTGCTAATAGGCAGCGCGTCTGAACACCGGGGTCAGAGCCCACCCGGATGAACCGGGCTCTGACCCCTAGAACCGGGCCCCGCCCCCTGGACCGATCAGTCCATGACCGAAAAGCGGAAACGCGATTCGGTCTCGTAGACCTCGCCCGGCCGCAGGATCGTGTCCGGGTAGGCCGGCTGGTTCGGCGAATCCGGGAAATGCTGCGGCTCGATGCAGAAGCCGCTGCGGAAGGCATAGGCGCGCCCGCCCTTGCCGGTCAGCGAACCGTCGAGGAAATTTCCGCTGTAGAACTGCACGCCCGGTTCTTGCGTGAACAGTTCCAGCACGCGCCCGCTCTCGGGCTCGCACACGTGCACCGCGCGGCGCAGGTCGCGGCTGCCCTCGGGGCGGTTCAGCACCCAGTTGTGGTCGTAGCCGGTGCCGTGGCGCAGCTGCTTGTCCGGCTGTTCGATGCGCTCGCCGATCGGACGCGGACGGCGGAAGT
The genomic region above belongs to Massilia forsythiae and contains:
- a CDS encoding IlvD/Edd family dehydratase; translation: MSETKKKSALRSAEWFGTQDKNGFMYRSWMKNQGIPDHEFQGKPIIGICNTWSELTPCNAHFRKLAEHVKRGILEAGGFPVEFPVFSNGESNLRPTAMLTRNLASMDVEESIRGNPMDGVVLLVGCDKTTPALLMGAASVDVPAIVVTGGPMLNGKLNGKDIGSGTAVWQLHEQAKGGQISMHDFLAAEAGHSRSAGTCNTMGTASTMACMAEALGTSLPHNAAIPAVDARRYVLAHMSGIRIVEMVNEGLTLSKILKRENFENAIRVNAAIGGSTNAVIHLKAIAGRMGVPLELEDWTAIGKGTPTIVDLLPSGRFLMEEFYYAGGLPGVIRRLGEGDLLPHPDALTVNGKSLWDNTREAPIYNDEVIRKLDTPLIADGGICILRGNLSPRGAVLKPSAASPHLMAHRGKAVVFEDFDHYKKRIVDPDLDVDENSVLVMKNCGPKGYPGMAEVGNMGLPPKLLARGITDMVRISDARMSGTAYGTVVLHVAPEAMDGGPLGIVRDGDTIELDCANGRLHLDVADAEIQARLAERAETVKAPPRSGYQGLYIDHVMQADEGCDFDFLVGCRGSAVPKHSH